The sequence TAACTCGCTTTCTTTCTAAAGATGGTAGTTGTTTGCTAATTTTTTTAACATAGCGTTTAACCATAGTATGAAGACCAAACCTTGTTAAAGGTTGTTTACATCTATTTAAAAATACATGCTCATTCTGCTCTCGATTCAATATTAATACACATAATTCATTAGTTGTTTGTTGCCATAGTGGACAACGTCTTAATTTGTTACCCTTACCTCTAATTACTACTGTAGATAAATCTCTTTTTTTAGCATGTGCCATATTTAAATCAGCTATTGTTAGCTGTGTAGCTTCATCAGCACGTACCCCCGTATTATAAAGAAATAATAATAAAGCATAGTCTCGTTTACCTTGATCAGTATACTTATTTGGCGCATTCAGTAATGCATCCATCTCAGACTTGTTAAGATAAGTTATCAAAGAATGTTCTGCTTTCTTAAATGGGATAATTTGTATTTGTCGACACCATTCTACATGCTCCGGACTATTAAATCCAACAAACTTTGCAAAATCATGAATTGCTGCCAATCGTTGATTACATGTAGATAATGAACAATGACGATTATTTTCTAAATGTAAAAGACCAGCCCTAATAGTATCAGAACTCATGTCATCAACTAGTAATTGGTCAATTGATTTTTTGACCTTGTTAGCTATAAATGGCAATAATAATTTAAAGGTATCACGATAACTTTGTTGCGTATTTTTTGATAAATTCCTTATATTAATTAAATATTCCAATAGGAATCGTTTTATCCATGAGCTTAAATAGTTAGTATTTTTCATATTTGTCCTCCTGTTGCGTATTGTTCAAAACGCATACTTGCTTCTTGGAGAAGATCATCTGTCATAGTCAGATAGATTGTCGTATGAGCAAGATAAGTATGCCCTAGATAGGTTGAGAGTATTGGCAGAAGTTGTTGTACATTCTTATTTTCCTTATACCAACTAGTTAATCTATTAACAGCAAAGGTATGTCTCAGATCATGCATTCTTGGTTGATAATTTGCATTATCTACTCGCTTTATGTTAGCTTTCTTACGTATCCTTACAAAGATACCTCGCATGGTTTCTATATTAAAAGGACGGTTATTTTTTCCTATAAATGCAAAAGCATTGGCATCTTGAAAGCATTTTTGGTGCGTTCTCCAATCTAAATATTCTACAATAACAGACGTTAACTGTGTGCTAAATGGTACTAAACGGCTTTTATAAAATTTTGTTTCTCTGATTGTTATAACATGATGCGTCATGTCAATATCTTCTAGCTTGATTGAGAGCGTTTCATGAATACGCAGACCTAGTGCGTAAGTAAGTATTAGAATAGTACGAACTAGATAGGGTTCTACATAACTTTTATTTTTTTGATAGGTCAGTGCCGTATCAAACAAACGTTTTAACTCCTCTTTGGAATAAATGTAAGGCACGAAGGATTGCGGTCGCTTAGGCAAAGTTTGTGGTAAAGGTATTTTAGTAATATAGTTACGTGTTAATGCATATCGATAAAACCCAAGTAATGCAGTATGTTTAATAAACCATCCTGACGTTATTACCTGTAAACTACTATAAAGAAAGTTATTGACCATATCTTCAGAAATAGAATCAATATTTATTGATGGTTCTATCGATTTACAAAAAGCTTTTAGATATTTTTCATTTGTTTTAAACTTCTCACCTAGTGATTTCCTATAATTGATATATTCAGTAATAAGTTGTTCGAGTTTCATAATAAATCTCCTAAATCAAATTCAGCAACCTTATACAAATTTACAAGATCAACCTTAGTATAAATTCGTGTGGTTTCTAATCCCGTATGCCCAAGATGATCACTTATTTCTTTAAGTGATACGCCCTCATTGATTAAATGAGTTGCACAAGCATGGCGTAAAGCATGAGGACCATGATGTTTAATTTTTAGATCAAGCGGTCTTAGTCTCCTACTAACAAGCTGATAAACAGCTGCAGCTTTTAAAGGTCGATATGGTGACCGCATGCATAAGAATATTGTTCTCAGCAAACAGTTATTCGGTCTTACCTCTTGTAAGTAACGTAATATTGCACTCCCCACAATTTTGGATAGAGGAAAGATTTGTGGTTTTGATCGCTTTGCTCGTCTTAAATAAAGTAGCTCATTCTCCCAATCAAGATCTTCTAACTGTAAATTAATAACTTCACTACATCTCATACCATATACAGAAAGCAGCATTAAGATTGCATAATCTCTAATATCAATAGAATGATCAGATTTGCTGTTAGCTAGAAGTTTTTTTACATCATCCCAGCTTGGAGAGTAAGGTAGTGATTCGTGCCGGTATACACGTGGTATTTTGATTGAATTAGCTATACCGCTTTGACACCAAGCTTGATTTTCAGCATATTTTAAGAAGCTTCGAATCACTGATGCATAAGACTGAATACTTCGTCTAGAATAACCGTTTACATTATATTTTATTGTTAAAGCTTCATCTATAATGGATGGTGTAAGTTGTATCAAATTTTTCCTTTTTTCGTTAATCTTTATAAGAAAATCTTGAAGTTGGTAAAATCTATTTTTAATCGTATTTTCAGATAGTCCTTGTTCATGACGCATGTAAACAATATAAAGATTTAAGTATTCTTCAAAGGGGAAAGGAGACTTGGGTTCTTGTTTAAGACAACCAAGCATTTTAAACCAGTTTGAAGCAAAGAGAATAAACCGTGCTTTTGCAAATTTTGAATAATTGCCTTTTCTTTTAGAGTTTCTACTATCTTTTGCCCATTCTTCTGCAACTTTCTCAATTTCGATTAATGACACTGTTCTTAGTTCATAAAAACTGAGATAGTTTATAATAACTAACAGATACTGGGCAATATTTCGCAGGCTACTTTTTACCGCTCCATTATCATCCCAGTATTGTAAGTATCGTAAACGTTCCTCTACTAACGGCATACTTGCGTGACGTTGCAAAGCATTGTGCCGTTCAAATATTTTATTAAATAGAGGAATTGTTTCTTCGGGTAGCAGTTCTAAACGATTTAACTTTCTGAGCCAATCTGTTGCATACCAAATAAAACGTTCCTTTCCATGTTTTGAAAAAGCCACTTTTTTCTGAGGGTGATTATATTGATAGCAAGCCCAAACATTTGCAGCCAGTTCAATCTTCTTTCTGCTAACAACTACATCGTTAGTTTCTAAGTTAAGATAATCAATAATTCTCAAAAGATATTGTGCTGTTGATTGTATAGTACTTCGAGACCTACCTAATGTATCCCAATATTGTAGGTATTGTAGTCGTTCCTCTAACAATGGTGCATTAATATGCTTTCTAATTGTAGAAGCTTTTTTAAATATTTTATTAAACATACTATTACCTCCCGCCTGCCTTATTGATATAATTATAAATAATTAGTGCCAGTATAGATTAAATCATGATAATATTATGTTGATTTAAAAAGAAGTAAAAAAACTAAAAAATAAGAAAATTATGATTCTACACCACATAACTAACTACACAACATATGAACTCAAAACTGGCAAATTTAAGGCAGAATATAAAGGGCAAATGGAGCTTTATATAAATTGGCTTAAGAAGTATGAGACATTTGAAGGAGAAAAGCCACCAATTGGCATTATTCTTTGTACTGAAAAATCACATGCTCAAATTGAGCTTTTGGATGTATCAGCAAGTGGCATAAATGTAGCAGAATATTGGACCGAATTGCCACCTATTAAGGTCTTTGAGAAAAAAATTCAGGAAATAGTCTTACAAGCAAAAAATCGATATGAGCAAAGAATAGTAGAACTAGACAAACATCAGTAAATTATGAATGTTATTAAACAAAAGGAAATTTAAGTACTAACCCTATGCAAATACAGAATCAGGGTAGTTTTACTCGTGGGTCTCAACTCTATGCCCATAAACTCCGTATGTTTGGGCAGGGTACTAAAAATTCAGTCATAGTTGGTTTAGTGTGTGCTATCGGTTGGCTGTTATGGCGTATGTATCAACATTTAAGCCTTGTCAGTGTATATTATTTAGTGATTGAGCGTTATGTGCAACTAAAGTTAGCAATTGGTAGGCATTTTTATCCTCTATCTAAAATAGGTATTGAGTTTTATCATTTTGAGAAGAAAGATTTTATGTATAGTTCGGCTAAGGAATTCATTTATCATTTTTGGCATGTTATGCCTTACGGTTCTAGCATTACTAGTTTTTGGCATTGGTGTATTTACTCGGCTTTATTAGAGCTTTCTGTGGTATTTATCATAGGAGTATTGGTTACAACAATATTCTTTATTCAAAGGGGAAAACAGATAATTGGTGTTGCAAAAATAAGGGGTGGTGATCTAGTAGAGACAAAAGTTCTAGCTCGCATGTTACGTAAGGTAAAGATGGCTTCCAACATAGTTATCTCAGGTCTACCTTTAGTCAAGGACAGCGAAACACAACATATATTACTAACTGGTACTACTGGCAGTGGTAAAACTAATATGTTAAATGAGCTATTGCCTCAGATCAGAAAGCAAAATGATAGAGCGATTATTTTTGATTTAACAGGATCATTTGTTGACAGATTCTTTGATGATAAGACAGATATATTACTGAACCCTTTTGAAGAAAACACTGAAAATTGGTTACCATGGAATGATTGTCGGGAAGATTTTGAGTTTGATGCTTTGGCTAGTGCTTTCATTGATGGCGAAGGTTTTTCTGATAAATATTGGGAAGAAGCAGCTCAAAAGGTATTATCGGAAGCTTTAAACAAACAAAAAGATAGCAAAGACTTAACTGCTTTACTTAATATTCTCACTAAAGTTAGTTTAACCGAATTTTGTAAATATTTTGAGGGAACTTCTGCTGCTGGATTAGTATCTAAAGAAGGGGAAAAAGGAACTGCATCGGTGCGGGCTACCTTGATTAATAAAATTGCTAGACTAAAATATCTAAAAGATGGCGGCAAGTTCAGTATCAAATATTGGATCAATAATGGACAAGGTTGGCTATTCATCACTGCTCCACCCAATCAAAGAGATACTTTGCGTCCTTTGGTATCTGCTTGGATTGATATCGCTATCAAAGGCTTAATGGAGAGAACACCGGAAGCTATAAATCAGAAAATGTGGTTTATATTAGATGAACTACCAGCTTTACAAAAAATATCGTCACTAAAAAGAGGACTGGCAGAAGGAAGGAAATATGGTGGTTGTTTTGTTGCTGGCATTCAAAATATCTTCCAAATTGAAGAAATATATGGACATGCCGGTGCTTTATCGCTTCTTGACATGTTCAATACTCGTTTTTTGTTTAAAGTAGGAGATAGTCGTACTGCTGAATATGCATCAAAGACTTTAGGTGAAAAAGAAATATCTGAGACTAAAGAAAGTTTGTCGTACGGTGCAGATAGCATGCGAGATGGAGTTAATATTAATACAATAGAACATACTAAACCTTTAGTGATACCAACTGAAATACTAAGTCTACCAACGAGAACTTGTTATGTCAAGCTGGCTGGCAACTATCCAATAACAAGACTTAGCATGAAGTTGCAAATTTAAGATTTTAAAAGAATCAATTAATAGTTTATTAGGTAAAATATGAAGGAAGAACAAAAAGAAGTAGCCGAAGATATAACAGCTGATAACCAAATAAGTAGAATAGTTAGTAACTCACAAAAAATAAGTGATGAGCTGGAATATAATACATGGGCTATCACTAGTGCATCTAATCATTTAGTTAGTACAGTCACTAAAGCTGAAGATCAAATTAACAAGATGGTAAGTAATCTTGAACAATGCGTGACTCAGCAAGAGAAAATCATTAGTGAGATTAATACTGAATCTCGAATGCTTGCAATGATTCCTGAGAAAATGCAGAACAGAATTAGCGAAATCGTCCCACAAATAGCTACTGAGGTAGAAAAAATTTATAATTCTAAAGTTGAAGAAATAAGACAACAATTTGAATTAATTGAAAAGACACTATTCAATACAGCTAAAAATACTTCAGCTATTTTAGAACAGAAGGTTGATCAGTTCACAAAAGATTTAATACAGGGCGCAACAACGGCAGCAACTAGTAATATGCATAAATTTTTAAAAAACCTAGCTTTAGTTGTAATGTTTTCGGGTATAGTGTCTAGTGTCACAGCCTATGTGGTAACTAATAACTTTCCTAGATATGTAAGAGTAGAAAACGTTAACGGCTTATCTGTACACAACAGCACTGTTAGTGTATGGAGGAAGATGTCGCAAAACGAGAGGAATACTAAAATTAAAACTGAAACAAAGAAAAATTAAGGCGGAGGAAGGGAAAGAATGAGTAAAACTCATGCCTAAAAATCACATTAATGTTAAATTGTATTAAGGTACATAATATAAAGATATAAAAAAGTATAAAAATAAATAAAATAGTGTAGCATTTTTTCTAAATTTACAAGGTTAGATTTTATTTGAAGTAACGATTTAACCTAGGAGGCTGTCGGAGATGACTAATTAATTATATTTTGAGCTATTTTTCGGCGATAATAAATAGGATTTTTGAAGGAATAGTGTATCTATTTCAAGAAAATCCTGCTTATTAGCAGTCAAAAAGAGCCAAATATGGAATTACTTTAGTTATTTCCGACAGCCTCCTAGGTAGGTTTTTATTGAAACAATGTGCTTGTATGTATAATAAATAGTTTAATCAATAGATTATTTACTACAAATATTACGAAAACACCAACAAGAAATGTCTATATATTGTAAATAACTATAGGAAGTAGTGGGCAAGAATGACGATTGTAACAGAAAGTAAAGAATCAAAAAAAGAATTACAGAATATATTATATTCTTCAGTAGATGCAGTGACAATTGTTCACGAGGCAAAAGAATCACTAACCATAACGTTTAATCAGCAAAATAACGAATTAATAGTGCTTCCTTATAGTAATACTAAGCATATTATTGGCAAATTAGAGGAAGAATTTTGGTATAAGCCTCAAGAAGAGGAATTTACAGATATAATACTAAAACCGGTCAAGGGTAACTTTGTGATAATATGCCCTAACTTTGAAAATAATAGAAATTTAGTGGGAATAAAGGCAAGGGTAGAATTGGTTGCAGAAAATTGTCAAAATAATTCACTGGCATTTAAGGTAAAAACTCTGCAAATAGTAAGGGTTTATAATGTTATTTCTCCTCATCATAAAGTCAAGATAGTAAAATTATCAGAGATTATAGAGGATAAAAATTATAAGTTTGAGGATTATAAAGAGGCAATAGAAGATTTAATCTTGGGTATAAAATACATTCAAGATAATAATATGATTGAACTCCCCCTATTTGATTCTACTAAAGAGTCTTTTTTACAATATTCTCATAATTTGTGTTTTTTTATTATCAATGCTATTAACCAATATATGGCAATAGATAATGCAGCATTTCTATTTGGTAACATCATTCAAAGGCTAAGAAAAGCAAGATATAAATTACTGAAATATTTAGAATTTAAAGCAGCAGAAGAACAGAAAAAACAAAAAAACGACCCAATATTTCATGATAAATTAATTACTGGCAAAATATTGCCATTGATTATACTAGAGAAACGGAATGAAAAAGCCCTAATTCCTTGTACAGTAAATAATCGCATCACTGTGCCTTTATCGGTTAAAGAACAATTAATAAAATATCGAAAAATATCCCGAGTAAGTGAGAAACATGTAGTGCTAATTGCTCAAACAGATATTCCTTCAGAGAAACTTTTTAATAAAAAGTATCTCGGGGTATTAGCACGTTTAACAACTATACATGCGGATTTAAGCTCAAGAGTATATGTTAAGAATTATGTTAATTTAGCAATAATACCTGAAAAGACGGTAGAGGTACATATTATCAAACAAGAAAAACTATCAGGAAATGAAGAAAGTAAACAAGATATGTTTTATTGTGAAGTAAATATTTTGGAATATGAAGTTAGTAACTGGGATAAACTCCAACAGCAAGTACAAGACTGTTTTGAATTAGTTAAGGAAATAAGAAAATATATTAGTTATTTTGGTTATTCTAGCAAACAGTTATTAGGATTTGATAAAAATTTAACAACTGACATTAATCATATAATTAATATCAGTTATTTTTATATAGAAATGCTTTATGGACATATAGATGTAAACACTATAAAATTCTTAGAAGCAACCAATTTAAACCAAAGATATAATCAGATAAAAGAGAGTTTAGCCAAGCTTTTGATTATTAAGCACAAACAACATGTAGAAGAAATTATGAGTAAATCTCATGAATCTACTACAGAAGTCAATGAAATTCCGGAAGGTTATGCAGTAATAATATTTGATAAAGCAATAGCTAAATTCTTACCATTATCAAGCAGATATAAGGAGCTTACACCAGATATATATATGTTTAATAGTCATATTTTAACAACTGAGCAAATTATTCAGAATCATTACAAAGGTAAGCAAACAATATTATTAATAAAAGAAGATTTTGAAAAACACAATCCAAATAAAAATACCATACCTTCTATCAAAGCTAAAGTCATTAATACTGTATGTCTTGAAGACAACACAGCTCACATACGTATCATTCCCGAATCAAGGGTACGGGTAACAGAAATTGTATTAAAAGATGGTGTATTTTATGGAAAAGCAGAAGAAATAGAGGAACTAGCTGTTAGTAATGAGGAGGAATTAAAGCTATTAAGGATTTTAATTGAGCAAGTAATTGTTGCGTATACTAACAAACCTGATTATGACTATTTGGGGCGATGGTATCCTGTATACGAGTCAAGTAAATTGAACATAGAAACATATGCAGCAAACTTAAGTTATTACCTAGCAAATGAGATTTTAGGATATGACTATGATACCTCCTCGGATACTAACCTTATGCAAGAATTTTGCAGTAAAACTACTATAGAAAAACTTCAGTACTTACTAGATACTATAAATGGTAAGAATTTTAATAAGACCGCAGCAACTCAGGGCAATAATAGTTCAACCCAAGAAATAGCTAATACAACCCAACAAGAAGCTGTTAGTAAAGAGACTAAGATTGATAGTAACGATGTAGTTAGTATTATTAAAAGTAATAATATCACTTCATCTACCCCTACTACCAGTAAGGAATGGATAGATTTAGGCGCACGTTACAGGCAAATAATAAAGAGCCAGAAAAAGCACTACAATCATTTAATAAAGCTCTTGAGATTGATCCAAATGA comes from Candidatus Tisiphia endosymbiont of Nemotelus nigrinus and encodes:
- a CDS encoding tyrosine-type recombinase/integrase, which produces MKLEQLITEYINYRKSLGEKFKTNEKYLKAFCKSIEPSINIDSISEDMVNNFLYSSLQVITSGWFIKHTALLGFYRYALTRNYITKIPLPQTLPKRPQSFVPYIYSKEELKRLFDTALTYQKNKSYVEPYLVRTILILTYALGLRIHETLSIKLEDIDMTHHVITIRETKFYKSRLVPFSTQLTSVIVEYLDWRTHQKCFQDANAFAFIGKNNRPFNIETMRGIFVRIRKKANIKRVDNANYQPRMHDLRHTFAVNRLTSWYKENKNVQQLLPILSTYLGHTYLAHTTIYLTMTDDLLQEASMRFEQYATGGQI
- a CDS encoding PDDEXK nuclease domain-containing protein, with the protein product MILHHITNYTTYELKTGKFKAEYKGQMELYINWLKKYETFEGEKPPIGIILCTEKSHAQIELLDVSASGINVAEYWTELPPIKVFEKKIQEIVLQAKNRYEQRIVELDKHQ
- a CDS encoding type IV secretion system DNA-binding domain-containing protein, which codes for MQIQNQGSFTRGSQLYAHKLRMFGQGTKNSVIVGLVCAIGWLLWRMYQHLSLVSVYYLVIERYVQLKLAIGRHFYPLSKIGIEFYHFEKKDFMYSSAKEFIYHFWHVMPYGSSITSFWHWCIYSALLELSVVFIIGVLVTTIFFIQRGKQIIGVAKIRGGDLVETKVLARMLRKVKMASNIVISGLPLVKDSETQHILLTGTTGSGKTNMLNELLPQIRKQNDRAIIFDLTGSFVDRFFDDKTDILLNPFEENTENWLPWNDCREDFEFDALASAFIDGEGFSDKYWEEAAQKVLSEALNKQKDSKDLTALLNILTKVSLTEFCKYFEGTSAAGLVSKEGEKGTASVRATLINKIARLKYLKDGGKFSIKYWINNGQGWLFITAPPNQRDTLRPLVSAWIDIAIKGLMERTPEAINQKMWFILDELPALQKISSLKRGLAEGRKYGGCFVAGIQNIFQIEEIYGHAGALSLLDMFNTRFLFKVGDSRTAEYASKTLGEKEISETKESLSYGADSMRDGVNINTIEHTKPLVIPTEILSLPTRTCYVKLAGNYPITRLSMKLQI
- a CDS encoding tyrosine-type recombinase/integrase, with amino-acid sequence MFNKIFKKASTIRKHINAPLLEERLQYLQYWDTLGRSRSTIQSTAQYLLRIIDYLNLETNDVVVSRKKIELAANVWACYQYNHPQKKVAFSKHGKERFIWYATDWLRKLNRLELLPEETIPLFNKIFERHNALQRHASMPLVEERLRYLQYWDDNGAVKSSLRNIAQYLLVIINYLSFYELRTVSLIEIEKVAEEWAKDSRNSKRKGNYSKFAKARFILFASNWFKMLGCLKQEPKSPFPFEEYLNLYIVYMRHEQGLSENTIKNRFYQLQDFLIKINEKRKNLIQLTPSIIDEALTIKYNVNGYSRRSIQSYASVIRSFLKYAENQAWCQSGIANSIKIPRVYRHESLPYSPSWDDVKKLLANSKSDHSIDIRDYAILMLLSVYGMRCSEVINLQLEDLDWENELLYLRRAKRSKPQIFPLSKIVGSAILRYLQEVRPNNCLLRTIFLCMRSPYRPLKAAAVYQLVSRRLRPLDLKIKHHGPHALRHACATHLINEGVSLKEISDHLGHTGLETTRIYTKVDLVNLYKVAEFDLGDLL
- a CDS encoding tyrosine-type recombinase/integrase, whose amino-acid sequence is MKNTNYLSSWIKRFLLEYLINIRNLSKNTQQSYRDTFKLLLPFIANKVKKSIDQLLVDDMSSDTIRAGLLHLENNRHCSLSTCNQRLAAIHDFAKFVGFNSPEHVEWCRQIQIIPFKKAEHSLITYLNKSEMDALLNAPNKYTDQGKRDYALLLFLYNTGVRADEATQLTIADLNMAHAKKRDLSTVVIRGKGNKLRRCPLWQQTTNELCVLILNREQNEHVFLNRCKQPLTRFGLHTMVKRYVKKISKQLPSLERKRVSPHTIRHTTATHLLHAGVDINTIRAWLGHVSINTTNIYAEVDLEMKARALACCEIIEDKQPTHWRNNKNLMSFLNAI